cccccccccccccaacccccccccccggcgcaGGCGGAGCGCCGGCATGCGCAGGTGCGCAACACCCCACATCCGGCAACAGACAAATAGTGTGACCGACGGTCCGGGATCATGGAACCGAACCGGCAGTCCGGTCTGCTAGATCCAAACTGGACCGCACTGTTAGTCCACGGACTAATAGTCCGAACCGCGGTTTGCACTAATAGTCCGCTTAATGGTCCGCACTATTAGGAGCCCTGCGCTGAGGAGCATATGGAAGATGCTCTCGCCGAGAGCAGCGAGGCAGCTGTTCACGGCGGTGGTCGCCCCGGCGATAGATTACGCTTCCAACGTCTGGATGCACGCACGTCGAGCGAAAGAAACTGGCTAGCTTAACAAAGCGCAGCGCATCGGTGCGCAGGCCATCATCAGAGCGTTCCGGACCGTAGCGACCGCTAtggccgaggcggaagcTAGCATTCAGACAATAGAGGAACGacacaggcaggcggcgacgaggcttTGCGTCAACTTGCGAACCCTCCCGCAGACGCATCCGCTCGCAGCGTTGAGGAACAAAGCAAGCAGGCGGTATCTCTCACCAATGCAGGGTATTGCGTcgatggtggcgagggcTTCCACAGAACGAATAGAGATCATTCGCGAGTATGCGTTACGACCGTGGACGAAACGCATCCTAGTGTTAGGTGAGGACCGGCTAAAAGCAGACCCGTTCCAGGCACCAAATGACATACATGGTATCATCATAGCCACGGCTAGCTCGCAGAAGAACGGTAGAGTAGGTATGGGATCTGTCCGCTGCGACATAGCGAATGGCACCGCAAGCGACGTTCTCGCCACCACGTCCCGGGCTGTCGGATCTAAGAGTGAACAAAATCCATATACGGCGGAACTAGCGGCGATAGAGAAAGCGCTAAGATCCATACCACCAAACCTGCCTTCTCGAGACGTGACGATCGTGACGAGCAACCGATCAGCTATAGCGGCGATCAGGCGGCCGCGACAGCAATCCGGACAGTGCAGCATCCGTCAGATATATGACAGGACGAAGCAGCTTCAAAAGACCGGGTGCGCTGTTAGGCTCCTGTGGGTGTCGGCTAAGGAAGACAAAGGTGGACTGAGGCCACTGGCGAaagccgcggcgcggcgcgccacGGAGCGGGAATCTGTCGTGGAGTCGCCGCCGTACCAGGCGAGGTCAACAACGCTTCGGCTGGCGCGCGCCcagggacgacggcgcgaaCACCTTCTCAAGATCGGTGCAACGGAGTCCGACATGTGCGACTGTAGACAAGCAACAGAGACAGTAGAACATTTTCTGTTTCGGTGCAAGAAATAGACAGAACAGCGGGAAATTCTTTTGACGTGCTCACGAACAAGGATTGGTAACCTTTCATTCTTTCTAGGAGGAAAAGCCGCGTCGGATGACGACAAATGGGAGCCGGATATGCGCGCCGTGCGGGCAACGATCAGGTTTGCAAGTGCGACGGAAAGGCTTCGGAACAGCGGGCCCACGCAGGGCGCCAATCGCGATGCTAACACGCGACTTTAACATGCAACTATACTAACAAAACAGCCTCGACATTGGCAGACCGCGCTTCAGTTGCTGAGAATAGGATGCTGAACACTTGGAGAACCTGGCCTTCAAGCAGGCCTGTCATGGGATCAAGCGACGAGGTTGGCTTACAAGCGTGCGACGATTTTATCTGTGGGGCTTGGGGTGTCACGTACTAAACGAACCAGACTGTCAAGTAGGTAGTGTTGAGGCCCTGTCGGGGCTTCCCTCCGGGCGTAATAaatccatgccatgccatgccatgccgtaGCAGGACTGCCCGATTTGGAAGTTCAGCCACACGGCGTCCGTAACGCGGCCTCCGTAGCAAAGTGGTTCGGCCTGTCTAGCAATTGCCAAATCAATATGTAATTGAAACACATCCATGTTGTAATATAACGTGACTGAGTTCATACAACTAACTGAAATGGTTGACTATATAATCTATAAGAATACAGAATAATTGATTGTTGGATGTTCTTTGAGCCTTGCCATATAGCATTCGCGTCAGCTTTATAACAGACTCACCGGACGTGTTGTCGCGGCTAGGTTGGCGGCCAATACGAGAGTTCCCCTTTACGGTGTTTCTGTTTCAACTTGTGCCTTCCTTATCATGTCCAGAAATGCCACCAGCGTTTTCTCGCTTTCGCTTAGGGTGTGAAATATCTCGGCAAACAAAGGAACACCGCACTCATCATGCTCCCCATGGTCCTCGGATGCGATTCGTTTCTTCAGATGAAAACCAAACTTGGGCTTCACGCAATTGTCTTGGGACCGTGCGGAGCGTAGCTGACAAAGCTCCAGCGATttgcagtcgtcgtcgcagctgCCTTCCTGCCAACCTCGGCTTTTGCGCGACATGTACTGACGAAACAGGCCTGAATCGAGCCTGAAAGATTCCGTAACGTTGTGCCAGAAGGCAGGCGTCAATACCGCAGAGGGATCTGTCACTGGTGGCGTGATTGCCTTCCCGTAAGCCTCCTTGGCGGAATACAACTTGGACCACGTCGGACCTTGTTGGAAAGAAGCGTCGGCCATGTCAGCAATATATGTCGTTGCATCCAAAACACCGAATGTATCGGGATCGACATCGTAGACACGGAATGAAGGCATTCCAGACGTCGGGGTTAGCGACGGCGCGATATACGAAGTCATGAAGGCGTTGGAGGCAGACCGGGAGGAGTAGTCAGTGTAGCTGATTTCGAAGTGGTCGACGTGGGTGTGGCCAAAGAACATAGCGGCTATCGTAGACGAGTATCGTTTGAACACCTGATCGAGATAGTTGGACCAGTCCTGAAGGGCGTCCTTGAACCCGATTGGCAAGTGTCCAATGATGTAGACATTCTCTCCAGCCCGCTCAGCATCTTCAAGCTCCTTGACCAGCCACTCGATCTGCAGGTTAGGATCTTTGACGTCAATGTTTTCATACATCCAGAAGTTATGCCGGTCGTACAAATTTGTGTTGAGTGAGATGATGCGCAGATTACCTCCAAGGAATTTGGTAGAGTATGCGCCGATCCGTGCTGCATttctcgccgcggcctcgtcaatCCATTGGGACCAGTTTTCCGCCAAGATCTTATAGGCCCAGGTGCTCTGGGATCCGGGCTGAAAAGCATTGGCGGGATGCATCTCATGGTTACCAGCAGTGCCGTAGACCATTTTCAGCGTATGGTTCATTGTACCATAAGCTTGTTCAACTCGAAGCAAGTCAGTATTGATGGACTCGAAATTTCTAAAGACACTCATCTTGAACTTACTTGAATTCTCGACATAAGGTCTGCTGGTGTTCCATATGGcgtggtcgacgacgtctccaGTAAAGATGGCGAAAGCCGCGTCGGGAACAAGTTCTTTGATTGCATTGAACATGCTCTCTTCCAGGCTAATAGGCGTGTCGCAGTTATGGTCGCCGTAAGGTCCAGCCGGAGAACGGTTCTCACGGGACTGATCATCACTCCTACAATGTTTGCTTAGTAGTAGAGCGGAGCATGATGGTGATTACATCCCATACCTGCAGCAGATAAGCTTGTCACATTTTGTGCTGGAGCCTGGAACATATAGCGGATCGATGTGTATGTCGGAGTAGTGGACAACTCTGAGCGGCTTCTTCCCGCCGCTTGGCTTGGGTCGCCCCCGGGCTGGTTTCGTCGATGGGAACGGAACAGTCCAAGGCACAACATCGGGATACTCGCAGAGTCCGAGAAAAGTCGCACAAAATGACTGGGAAGCTCTAGAGCCGATCTTCATTTTTCGAAAAACGTCCGCAATGATCGGCCCTTCGAGAGCAAAACTGCCGTCGCACATCTCGCTGTTCTGGGCGCGCTCGGCAGTTAGGAGGAGGCCTTGCTGCACGATTCGAGGAAAAGAACAAACCTTGACGAGTTTACACAAACTTTGCAGCACCTTGATGAATGGACCATCACCCACAAAGGCGAGTGCTTTGACGGGCACGAGTATGTCCTAACCAAATGTATCGTGTAAGTCGCGCGACAAGTAGTTCGTTCGGCTTGACTCACGAAGCGCACCAGAACGACTCACCTGGCAAGCAGCGCACGAGGCAGTGGTTTTGAGTTTATCCCATATATCTCGAACGAATCCCTCAGACTCATATTGTTCGACGGCAGTGTGGTTTGCTGGTAAAGTCGAGTTGAGATGCGGGACGGACGCGTTGCACACGCCGAGCAGGCTGATGGCCATAAACCGGCCGAGTACCCTTAAACGCATAGTTAGATGggtgaaaaaaaaaaacctcCGTATATGGCTATGGAGCATGTTACAGCATGGAAACAAACGTGCTCGCAAATCGACCATGGGTAGTTATATGGAAAGTGACAGGTACAGAGCCATGCCACGCAGGAGATCATCTCAACATCCGCGGGCCAGCTGGATTGACTCCACTGGGCCCACATAACATAGGCCAGAATCTTGTGTGCTGCGAGTCGCGTCTTATTTCTCTGAAGGACAGCCGCTGCTTGACGTACGGGAGGCGCAAAGTGGGCC
Above is a genomic segment from Purpureocillium takamizusanense chromosome 2, complete sequence containing:
- a CDS encoding Sphingomyelin phosphodiesterase (EggNog:ENOG503NWV9~COG:I) → MVDLRARLFPCCNMLHSHIRRFFFFTHLTMRLRVLGRFMAISLLGVCNASVPHLNSTLPANHTAVEQYESEGFVRDIWDKLKTTASCAACQDILVPVKALAFVGDGPFIKVLQSLCKLVKNSEMCDGSFALEGPIIADVFRKMKIGSRASQSFCATFLGLCEYPDVVPWTVPFPSTKPARGRPKPSGGKKPLRVVHYSDIHIDPLYVPGSSTKCDKLICCRSDDQSRENRSPAGPYGDHNCDTPISLEESMFNAIKELVPDAAFAIFTGDVVDHAIWNTSRPYVENSIEQAYGTMNHTLKMVYGTAGNHEMHPANAFQPGSQSTWAYKILAENWSQWIDEAAARNAARIGAYSTKFLGGNLRIISLNTNLYDRHNFWMYENIDVKDPNLQIEWLVKELEDAERAGENVYIIGHLPIGFKDALQDWSNYLDQVFKRYSSTIAAMFFGHTHVDHFEISYTDYSSRSASNAFMTSYIAPSLTPTSGMPSFRVYDVDPDTFGVLDATTYIADMADASFQQGPTWSKLYSAKEAYGKAITPPVTDPSAVLTPAFWHNVTESFRLDSGLFRQYMSRKSRGWQEGSCDDDCKSLELCQLRSARSQDNCVKPKFGFHLKKRIASEDHGEHDECGVPLFAEIFHTLSESEKTLVAFLDMIRKAQVETETP